A portion of the Plodia interpunctella isolate USDA-ARS_2022_Savannah chromosome 4, ilPloInte3.2, whole genome shotgun sequence genome contains these proteins:
- the Ada gene encoding adenosine deaminase-like protein isoform X2 yields MRKLELHAHLNGSLSKSTMLLLKRLNADSGIKDETNTFMDEFVMGAGDTRSLSDCFQIFSIAHALTTTPQALQMATSLTLREFQDDGCCYIELRSTPRDTPHMNKNQYVDAIVKGIKNPENLIISRLIISINRTMVTAECDAITDLAIEYHKKYPDIVVGIELSGNPIVGEFQNFLPALTRARDAGLKVSLHCGEVRNPKEVLDMINFKPERLGHGVCIHPKFGGTQETWQALCNSLIPVELCLTSNVNTKSVSGYESHHFKELYEAGIPVIINTDDKGVFATSLSQEYMLCAETFHLEKEQIARLALSACQYIFDTECRDTVKTKVLEFMNKHYICSY; encoded by the exons ATGCGAAAATTG GAACTTCATGCCCATTTAAATGGTTCTTTGAGCAAATCTACTATGCTTCTGCTGAAAAGGCTTAATGCCGATTCTGGCATTAAAGATGAGACTAACACATTTATGGATGAATTTGTTATGGGAGCAGGTGACACAAGAAGTTTATCAGA ttgCTTTCAAATATTCAGTATTGCACATGCACTAACCACTACACCTCAAGCTTTGCAAATGGCTACCAGTCTGACTCTCCGAGAATTCCAGGATGACGGATGTTGTTATATAGAATTAAGAAGCACGCCTCGGGATACTCCacatatgaataaaaatcagtATGTTGATGCAATCGTCAAAGGAATAAA AAATCCTGAAAACTTGATTATCTCgagattaattatttcgatCAATAGAACTATGGTAACAGCTGAGTGTGATGCCATTACAGATCTAGCAATTGAATATCATAAGAAATATCCTGACATAGTAGTTGGCATTGAACTTAGTGGAAATCCAATTGTTGGGGAATTCCAAAATTTCTTGCCTGCCTTAACTAGGGCAAGAGATGCTGGTTTGAAG GTATCACTTCATTGTGGTGAGGTGCGGAATCCTAAAGAAGTGCTTGACATGATCAATTTTAAACCAGAGAGACTTGGCCATGGAGTATGTATCCATCCAAAATTCGGTGGCACACAAGAGACTTGGCAGGCTTTGTGCAATTCTTTAATACCTGTTG AACTTTGTCTAACTAGTAATGTTAACACTAAAAGTGTATCAGGATATGAATCACATCATTTCAAAGAGCTTTATGAAGCTGGTATTCCTGTGATTAtcaat acTGACGATAAAGGCGTTTTTGCAACATCTCTTTCTCAAGAATACATGTTGTGTGCTGAGACTTTCCACTTGGAAAAGGAGCAAATTGCTCGTCTCGCCCTTAGTGCATGTCAGTACATATTTGATACAGAATGTAGAGATACTGTCAAAACCAAAGTTTTggaatttatgaataaacacTATATATGTTCATACTGA
- the Ada gene encoding adenosine deaminase-like protein isoform X1: MDLFQFCRELPKVELHAHLNGSLSKSTMLLLKRLNADSGIKDETNTFMDEFVMGAGDTRSLSDCFQIFSIAHALTTTPQALQMATSLTLREFQDDGCCYIELRSTPRDTPHMNKNQYVDAIVKGIKNPENLIISRLIISINRTMVTAECDAITDLAIEYHKKYPDIVVGIELSGNPIVGEFQNFLPALTRARDAGLKVSLHCGEVRNPKEVLDMINFKPERLGHGVCIHPKFGGTQETWQALCNSLIPVELCLTSNVNTKSVSGYESHHFKELYEAGIPVIINTDDKGVFATSLSQEYMLCAETFHLEKEQIARLALSACQYIFDTECRDTVKTKVLEFMNKHYICSY; this comes from the exons ATGGATCTTTTTCAGTTTTGCCGTGAACTTCCCAAAGTT GAACTTCATGCCCATTTAAATGGTTCTTTGAGCAAATCTACTATGCTTCTGCTGAAAAGGCTTAATGCCGATTCTGGCATTAAAGATGAGACTAACACATTTATGGATGAATTTGTTATGGGAGCAGGTGACACAAGAAGTTTATCAGA ttgCTTTCAAATATTCAGTATTGCACATGCACTAACCACTACACCTCAAGCTTTGCAAATGGCTACCAGTCTGACTCTCCGAGAATTCCAGGATGACGGATGTTGTTATATAGAATTAAGAAGCACGCCTCGGGATACTCCacatatgaataaaaatcagtATGTTGATGCAATCGTCAAAGGAATAAA AAATCCTGAAAACTTGATTATCTCgagattaattatttcgatCAATAGAACTATGGTAACAGCTGAGTGTGATGCCATTACAGATCTAGCAATTGAATATCATAAGAAATATCCTGACATAGTAGTTGGCATTGAACTTAGTGGAAATCCAATTGTTGGGGAATTCCAAAATTTCTTGCCTGCCTTAACTAGGGCAAGAGATGCTGGTTTGAAG GTATCACTTCATTGTGGTGAGGTGCGGAATCCTAAAGAAGTGCTTGACATGATCAATTTTAAACCAGAGAGACTTGGCCATGGAGTATGTATCCATCCAAAATTCGGTGGCACACAAGAGACTTGGCAGGCTTTGTGCAATTCTTTAATACCTGTTG AACTTTGTCTAACTAGTAATGTTAACACTAAAAGTGTATCAGGATATGAATCACATCATTTCAAAGAGCTTTATGAAGCTGGTATTCCTGTGATTAtcaat acTGACGATAAAGGCGTTTTTGCAACATCTCTTTCTCAAGAATACATGTTGTGTGCTGAGACTTTCCACTTGGAAAAGGAGCAAATTGCTCGTCTCGCCCTTAGTGCATGTCAGTACATATTTGATACAGAATGTAGAGATACTGTCAAAACCAAAGTTTTggaatttatgaataaacacTATATATGTTCATACTGA
- the Tim8 gene encoding mitochondrial import inner membrane translocase subunit Tim8, with product MSDLSDFSSPKASDSELQDFLMAEKQKAQFHAQIHEFNDFCWDKCVDKPGAKLDSRTETCITNCVERFIDVSLLITNRFAQMLEKGGGMH from the exons ATGAGTGACCTTTCTGATTTCTCAAGCCCAAAAGCTTCGGATTCTGAACTGCAAGACTTCCTGATGGCAGAAAAGCAAAAGGCTCAATTTCATGcacaa attcaTGAATTCAATGACTTTTGCTGGGATAAATGTGTAGATAAACCAGGAGCTAAATTGGATTCTCGCACGGAgacttgcattactaattgcgTAGAGAGATTCATTGATGTATCCCTTCTTATAACCAACAGATTTGCTCAAATGCTTGAAAAAGGTGGCGGCATGCACTGA
- the Ada gene encoding adenosine deaminase-like protein isoform X3, which produces MLLLKRLNADSGIKDETNTFMDEFVMGAGDTRSLSDCFQIFSIAHALTTTPQALQMATSLTLREFQDDGCCYIELRSTPRDTPHMNKNQYVDAIVKGIKNPENLIISRLIISINRTMVTAECDAITDLAIEYHKKYPDIVVGIELSGNPIVGEFQNFLPALTRARDAGLKVSLHCGEVRNPKEVLDMINFKPERLGHGVCIHPKFGGTQETWQALCNSLIPVELCLTSNVNTKSVSGYESHHFKELYEAGIPVIINTDDKGVFATSLSQEYMLCAETFHLEKEQIARLALSACQYIFDTECRDTVKTKVLEFMNKHYICSY; this is translated from the exons ATGCTTCTGCTGAAAAGGCTTAATGCCGATTCTGGCATTAAAGATGAGACTAACACATTTATGGATGAATTTGTTATGGGAGCAGGTGACACAAGAAGTTTATCAGA ttgCTTTCAAATATTCAGTATTGCACATGCACTAACCACTACACCTCAAGCTTTGCAAATGGCTACCAGTCTGACTCTCCGAGAATTCCAGGATGACGGATGTTGTTATATAGAATTAAGAAGCACGCCTCGGGATACTCCacatatgaataaaaatcagtATGTTGATGCAATCGTCAAAGGAATAAA AAATCCTGAAAACTTGATTATCTCgagattaattatttcgatCAATAGAACTATGGTAACAGCTGAGTGTGATGCCATTACAGATCTAGCAATTGAATATCATAAGAAATATCCTGACATAGTAGTTGGCATTGAACTTAGTGGAAATCCAATTGTTGGGGAATTCCAAAATTTCTTGCCTGCCTTAACTAGGGCAAGAGATGCTGGTTTGAAG GTATCACTTCATTGTGGTGAGGTGCGGAATCCTAAAGAAGTGCTTGACATGATCAATTTTAAACCAGAGAGACTTGGCCATGGAGTATGTATCCATCCAAAATTCGGTGGCACACAAGAGACTTGGCAGGCTTTGTGCAATTCTTTAATACCTGTTG AACTTTGTCTAACTAGTAATGTTAACACTAAAAGTGTATCAGGATATGAATCACATCATTTCAAAGAGCTTTATGAAGCTGGTATTCCTGTGATTAtcaat acTGACGATAAAGGCGTTTTTGCAACATCTCTTTCTCAAGAATACATGTTGTGTGCTGAGACTTTCCACTTGGAAAAGGAGCAAATTGCTCGTCTCGCCCTTAGTGCATGTCAGTACATATTTGATACAGAATGTAGAGATACTGTCAAAACCAAAGTTTTggaatttatgaataaacacTATATATGTTCATACTGA
- the LOC128669154 gene encoding RNA transcription, translation and transport factor protein — translation MNNMFKLKLSALGHPNPDSFNCEDEKEYRSVVLWLEDQKIRHYKIEEREGLRNIDSDKWNEAYHVYQRDLVSPTVDGQPNEQLNWLLSYAVRLEYADNVDKYKDAKVEETKQATPNVVSSNPLDNLDFSSPTFKEGVERVSALTGVGPHPDPKFRLSAIAKILKTSPHPDVSKTDANIVQQPADVLKLLFVQDLRELQTKINEALVSVQTVTADPRTDTKLGRVGR, via the exons atgaataacaTGTTTAAACTAAAACTGTCGGCCCTTGGACATCCCAATCCCGATAGTTTTAACTGCGAAG ATGAAAAGGAGTACAGAAGCGTTGTTCTATGGTTAGAGGATCAAAAAATAAGGCATTACAAGATCGAAGAACGCGAGGGACTCCGAAATATTGATTCTGACAAATGGAATGAAGCATATCATGTATACCAAAGGGATTTGGTTAGCCCTACTGTTGATGGCCAGCCAAATGAACAGCTCAACTGGTTGCTCTCTTATGCTGTGAGATTAGAATATGCAGACAATG TTGATAAATATAAGGATGCAAAAGTTGAAGAAACAAAACAGGCAACACCAAATGTTGTGTCATCAAATCCATTGGACAATCTTGATT TTTCAAGCCCAACTTTTAAGGAAGGAGTAGAAAGAGTCTCTGCCCTAACTGGTGTTGGACCACATCCAGACCCGAAGTTTAGATTATCAgcaattgcaaaaatattaaaaacatctCCACATCCAGATGTATCAAAAACTGATGCCAATATTGTTCAACAACCAGCTGATGTGTTGAAATTGCTATTTGTTCAAGATCTACGAGAGTTGCAGACTAAAATCAATGAAGCTTTAGTTTCTGTGCAAACAGTCACAGCTGATCCACGCACAGACACAAAACTCGGAAGAGTTGGCAGATAA
- the LOC128669149 gene encoding N(4)-(Beta-N-acetylglucosaminyl)-L-asparaginase isoform X2 — MLKLKLLIFLVVYSNSLLNPCRGIPIVITTWRFTNATARAWDILSQGGTSLDAVEKGASVCEELQCDLTVGYGGSPDENGETTLDAMIMDGKTMNVGAVGALRRIKNVISVARHVLEHSKHSFLVGELATEFALQMGFTEESLTTPESKKMWMKWRNEDNCQPNFWMKVQPDPTKYCGPYEKLETLKHKNHLSRRIIDHRIIDEHNHDTIGMVAIDHAGNIAAGTSTNGAKFKMPGRIGDSPIPGAGAYADNNVGGAAATGDGDVMLRFLPSFLAVEEMRRGSTPQEAALTAVKRIVDHYPAFMGAVIAISKNGKYGAACNGIPKFPFVVQDGTQDMYRVNIVDCL; from the exons atgttaaaattaaaattattgatatttctTGTTGTCTATTCAAATTCTTTACTAAATCCGTGCAGGGGCATTCCTATAGTAATAACGACATGGAGATTCACAAATGCTACTGCAAGAG CATGGGATATTCTAAGCCAAGGAGGAACATCTCTTGATGCGGTAGAAAAAGGTGCCTCAGTGTGTGAAGAATTGCAATGTGATCTAACAGTTGGTTATGGAGGTAGCCCAGATGAAAATGGTGAAACCACACTTGATGCAATGATTATGGATGG AAAAACCATGAATGTCGGGGCAGTAGGAGCATTAcgaagaattaaaaatgttatatcagTGGCTCGTCATGTTCTAGAACATTCCAAGCATTCTTTTCTAGTTGGAGAATTGGCAACGGAATTTGCCTTGCAAATGGGTTTTACAGAAGAAAGTTTGACTACACCAGAGTCAAAAAAAATGTGGATGAAATGGCGAAATGAAGATAACTGTCAGCCTAACTTCTGGATG aaagTCCAACCAGATCCAACAAAGTACTGTGGTCCATACGAGAAGTTAGAAACtcttaaacataaaaatcatcTATCTAGAAGAATAATTGATCATAGAATAATAGACGAACATAATCATGACACAATTGGCATGGTGGCCATTGACCATGCAGGCAATATTGCAGCTGGAACTTCAACCAATGGGGCCAAGTTTAAAATGCCTGG AAGAATCGGTGATTCTCCTATACCTGGTGCCGGTGCCTATGCCGATAATAATGTAGGGGGCGCTGCAGCGACTGGTGATGGCGACGTGATGTTGCGATTCTTACCCAG TTTTCTGGCGGTCGAAGAAATGCGTCGTGGTTCAACGCCTCAGGAGGCTGCTCTAACAGCGGTGAAAAGAATAGTTGATCACTACCCAGCCTTCATGGGAGCTGTTATTGCTATTTCAAAGAATGGAAAATATGGTGCTGCGTGTAATGGGATACCAAAATTTCCTTTTGTGGTTCAAGATGGAACACAAGATATGTACAGAGTGAATATAGTTGATTGTTTGTAA
- the RpS2 gene encoding small ribosomal subunit protein uS5, with amino-acid sequence MADAAPAGGRGGFRGGFGSRGGDRGRGGPRGRGRGRGRGRGRGKEDQKEWVPVTKLGRLVREGKIDKLESIYLFSLPIKEFEIIDFFLGPSLNDEVLKIMPVQKQTRAGQRTRFKAFVAIGDNNGHIGLGVKCSKEVATAIRGAIILAKLSVLPVRRGYWGNKIGKPHTVPCKVTGKCGSVTVRLIPAPRGTGIVSAPVPKKLLQMAGVQDCYTSARGSTGTLGNFAKATYAAIAKTYAYLTPDLWRDIPLTKSPYSEFKV; translated from the exons ATGGCGGACGCTGCTCCAGCCGGTGGACGTGGTGGTTTTCGTGGTGGATTTGGATCCCGTGGTGGCGATAGAGGCCGTGGTGGCCCACGCGGTCGTGGACGTGGCCGTGGACGCGGTCGTGGTCGCGGCAAAGAAGATCAGAAAGAATGGGTACCAGTTACCAAACTAGGCCGTCTAGTTCGTGAAGGAAAAATCGACAAGCTTGAGAGCATTTACTTGTTCTCCTTGCCCATCAAAGAGTTTGAAATCATCGATTTCTTCCTTGGGCCATCTTTGAATGATGAAGTCCTGAAGATCATGCCTGTGCAGAAACAGACCCGTGCCGGTCAGCGTACGCGTTTCAAGGCGTTCGTCGCTATTGGAGACAACAATGGCCACATTGGTCTGGGCGTTAAGTGCAGCAAGGAAGTCGCTACTGCTATTCGTGGAGCCATCATCCTTGCTAAACTGTCCGTCCTTCCTGTCCGCAGAGGTTACTGGGGTAACAAGATTGGCAAGCCCCATACTGTACCTTGCAAG GTTACTGGCAAGTGTGGTTCTGTCACTGTGAGGTTGATTCCTGCTCCTCGTGGTACCGGTATAGTGTCTGCTCCAGTTCCCAAGAAGCTGCTGCAGATGGCTGGAGTACAGGACTGCTACACATCAGCCCGAGGTTCCACTGGAACACTAGGCAACTTTGCGAAGGCCACTTATGCCGCTATTGCAAAAACTTATGCATACCTTACCCCAGACTTGTGGCGTGACATTCCTTTGACCAAGTCTCCCTATTCTGAATTTAAAGTCTAA
- the Ada gene encoding uncharacterized protein Ada isoform X4, producing MDLFQFCRELPKVELHAHLNGSLSKSTMLLLKRLNADSGIKDETNTFMDEFVMGAGDTRSLSENPENLIISRLIISINRTMVTAECDAITDLAIEYHKKYPDIVVGIELSGNPIVGEFQNFLPALTRARDAGLKVSLHCGEVRNPKEVLDMINFKPERLGHGVCIHPKFGGTQETWQALCNSLIPVELCLTSNVNTKSVSGYESHHFKELYEAGIPVIINTDDKGVFATSLSQEYMLCAETFHLEKEQIARLALSACQYIFDTECRDTVKTKVLEFMNKHYICSY from the exons ATGGATCTTTTTCAGTTTTGCCGTGAACTTCCCAAAGTT GAACTTCATGCCCATTTAAATGGTTCTTTGAGCAAATCTACTATGCTTCTGCTGAAAAGGCTTAATGCCGATTCTGGCATTAAAGATGAGACTAACACATTTATGGATGAATTTGTTATGGGAGCAGGTGACACAAGAAGTTTATCAGA AAATCCTGAAAACTTGATTATCTCgagattaattatttcgatCAATAGAACTATGGTAACAGCTGAGTGTGATGCCATTACAGATCTAGCAATTGAATATCATAAGAAATATCCTGACATAGTAGTTGGCATTGAACTTAGTGGAAATCCAATTGTTGGGGAATTCCAAAATTTCTTGCCTGCCTTAACTAGGGCAAGAGATGCTGGTTTGAAG GTATCACTTCATTGTGGTGAGGTGCGGAATCCTAAAGAAGTGCTTGACATGATCAATTTTAAACCAGAGAGACTTGGCCATGGAGTATGTATCCATCCAAAATTCGGTGGCACACAAGAGACTTGGCAGGCTTTGTGCAATTCTTTAATACCTGTTG AACTTTGTCTAACTAGTAATGTTAACACTAAAAGTGTATCAGGATATGAATCACATCATTTCAAAGAGCTTTATGAAGCTGGTATTCCTGTGATTAtcaat acTGACGATAAAGGCGTTTTTGCAACATCTCTTTCTCAAGAATACATGTTGTGTGCTGAGACTTTCCACTTGGAAAAGGAGCAAATTGCTCGTCTCGCCCTTAGTGCATGTCAGTACATATTTGATACAGAATGTAGAGATACTGTCAAAACCAAAGTTTTggaatttatgaataaacacTATATATGTTCATACTGA
- the Polr1D gene encoding DNA-directed RNA polymerases I and III subunit RPAC2: MKISELPGDEDSGLTCRTYVFQNESHTLGNALKCIISRYEDVQFCGYTVPHPAEAKMHFRIQSKNTPALEILKRGLKDLEKVCSHTIDLFENQVKEFHKT, from the exons atgaaaatatcagAA CTACCAGGTGATGAGGACTCTGGTTTAACATGCCGCACATATGTTTTTCAGAATGAAAGTCACACTTTAGGCAATGctttgaaatgtattatttctagata TGAAGATGTCCAATTCTGTGGATACACAGTCCCTCACCCTGCAGAAGCCAAGATGCATTTCAGGATACAATCAAAGAACACACCAGCACTAGAGATATTAAAACGAGGGCTCAAAGATCTTGAGAAAGTATGCTCACATActatagatttatttgaaaatcaaGTAAAAGAATTCCATAAAACTTAA
- the LOC128669149 gene encoding N(4)-(Beta-N-acetylglucosaminyl)-L-asparaginase isoform X1 has protein sequence MLKLKLLIFLVVYSNSLLNPCRGIPIVITTWRFTNATARAWDILSQGGTSLDAVEKGASVCEELQCDLTVGYGGSPDENGETTLDAMIMDGKTMNVGAVGALRRIKNVISVARHVLEHSKHSFLVGELATEFALQMGFTEESLTTPESKKMWMKWRNEDNCQPNFWMKVQPDPTKYCGPYEKLETLKHKNHLSRRIIDHRIIDEHNHDTIGMVAIDHAGNIAAGTSTNGAKFKMPGLAFKIRIGDSPIPGAGAYADNNVGGAAATGDGDVMLRFLPSFLAVEEMRRGSTPQEAALTAVKRIVDHYPAFMGAVIAISKNGKYGAACNGIPKFPFVVQDGTQDMYRVNIVDCL, from the exons atgttaaaattaaaattattgatatttctTGTTGTCTATTCAAATTCTTTACTAAATCCGTGCAGGGGCATTCCTATAGTAATAACGACATGGAGATTCACAAATGCTACTGCAAGAG CATGGGATATTCTAAGCCAAGGAGGAACATCTCTTGATGCGGTAGAAAAAGGTGCCTCAGTGTGTGAAGAATTGCAATGTGATCTAACAGTTGGTTATGGAGGTAGCCCAGATGAAAATGGTGAAACCACACTTGATGCAATGATTATGGATGG AAAAACCATGAATGTCGGGGCAGTAGGAGCATTAcgaagaattaaaaatgttatatcagTGGCTCGTCATGTTCTAGAACATTCCAAGCATTCTTTTCTAGTTGGAGAATTGGCAACGGAATTTGCCTTGCAAATGGGTTTTACAGAAGAAAGTTTGACTACACCAGAGTCAAAAAAAATGTGGATGAAATGGCGAAATGAAGATAACTGTCAGCCTAACTTCTGGATG aaagTCCAACCAGATCCAACAAAGTACTGTGGTCCATACGAGAAGTTAGAAACtcttaaacataaaaatcatcTATCTAGAAGAATAATTGATCATAGAATAATAGACGAACATAATCATGACACAATTGGCATGGTGGCCATTGACCATGCAGGCAATATTGCAGCTGGAACTTCAACCAATGGGGCCAAGTTTAAAATGCCTGGGTTagcatttaaaat AAGAATCGGTGATTCTCCTATACCTGGTGCCGGTGCCTATGCCGATAATAATGTAGGGGGCGCTGCAGCGACTGGTGATGGCGACGTGATGTTGCGATTCTTACCCAG TTTTCTGGCGGTCGAAGAAATGCGTCGTGGTTCAACGCCTCAGGAGGCTGCTCTAACAGCGGTGAAAAGAATAGTTGATCACTACCCAGCCTTCATGGGAGCTGTTATTGCTATTTCAAAGAATGGAAAATATGGTGCTGCGTGTAATGGGATACCAAAATTTCCTTTTGTGGTTCAAGATGGAACACAAGATATGTACAGAGTGAATATAGTTGATTGTTTGTAA